GGTCTAACCCCAACTGAAGGGACTGATGCAGCAGATCTTGTAGTACCGAATCCCTTAGGTTTGGTCTGGGCTTTCTCCGAAGCACCAAAGATAACAGGAATTAGAAGAACACCTCGTTTGAGAAGTTCAGTTCGGTACCTCTCAGCTCTTTGCGTTGCTTTAGTTACTGATGCTTTCGAACCTGCCAATATAACCTAAAATACTTATTAATCAACAAATCAtgagtttttttaaaagaaatgTAGTAGAGATGAAATATGCGAAGATAATTATACTAACTGGCCTAGTAATGTCCCGGAGTTGCACAAGTTCAGTAATGCGATTTGTTGACAGACGCACAGGTAACCTTGAAAGCGTTTCATTGCGAGAAATTACGGTGATCTGCTGCTCTTCTTTCCTGTTTTCCCAGATAAACAAAGCCACCAGCACAACAATACCTGCAGTGTGCTGATTTAAAAGATTGAttaatttttgtttaattAAAAGTGTGAAGAAGAGATTGAAGGAATGGCCGACTTGTAAAATAGCAAAGTGATAAATATTCATCGAGTCAAGGAATTCTCATCAATATGAACTTCTACAACACTCACATCTCAAGGAACTAGGACTTAATTAGTGGCTGTTTGTATTTTCAGTCCAAAAGAAACTTATGTCGTAGCTAGTATACATTTTAGTAGGGGCTGCGGCTGTTTTTAGTTTATTTGGCTATGCCGTAATGACAATGTTTTTGATAATAAGAAAATGCAATCATGTATTCAGGAGTTGCTattccaaaacaaaacaaaaaagtatTCAGGTGTTGCTTATGTCCCAATTGGCTGTGATACATCTtggatgcagaggccaggggtaataaagcttccattatctaaaaataagctactccctctgatcctaaattcgtgactcaaatttgcccaaatatggacgtatctattcttaaaaagtgtctagatacatgtaatatttcgacaacaatttaggatcggagggagtagtataaaTTTATTTAGCAGTAACAAAATGCAGAACTATACAATGCATATTTCTACTGAAACAcagaaaaaaatcaatatgTGGCCGAAGTCTTTGAGAAACATGCATTGGTATAGGCGTGTAGCAAGTTGCATCCATCATGAATATGGAATTCCTGGGGGAAATGCTCCAATCTATCGGTTAACGAAACAAACTTTAATGAAGTGTCAATAACTATATTTGTTTGGGAGTTAATGGTGCAACCTTCCTAGTAACTATGCAGTCTTGCTTCAAGGAGCACCGCATCAACTCAGAAACTCACATTCTTCATTAACTTAAACTCAAAGTGCAttagaagaaggaaaaaaatttatAATTCTGCCGTCAGGTGACCAACTGGTTAGCTCTTTGCAAAACCTATCTTTGAGGACATGCCAATTTACCTCCAATATTAATGGCAGCATTCCCAGCAGTTTGAAGCAAATCTGGAGCACCATCACCACCTTGAACTGCAAGTATAAGTCTGGGAATGGTAAAGAATGTTGAAATTCCAGCTGCTGCAATGAACGCCACATAAAAGAACCTCCGGACACCACGAAACGGTGCTTGTACTTCACTAATGAGCTTCAGATCTCTCCGGAACCCAGAACCGATATCTTCTCCACCGCGCAATGCCTCAAATGAGTTTAGAAGATGTAGAGGATTGTATCATTTACATGGTACTGGAGATGGGATCAGACTTGAAGTATGAACAGTACAGCACAAAGCCTACCTCCTCTTGAAGTTCCTTAAATTCTGGTGATGCTCTGAACGGTGCCATGTCTGGATCATTAAGTACAGTACCAAATTTGAGATTGTAATCTCGCAAAGCTGTCCTCAAGCATTCTGCAGCTTTTTTGCTTTCTTCCCTGGTCCAAACAAACGcccataaaagaaaaggaagataaATAAGGAAAGCTCAAATGAACAAATTCATCAAATGTTTTAAAGATGCCATTAGAATCCAAATAATGCAACATTCACTTTATCCTTGACTTCTACTCCAGGT
The Brachypodium distachyon strain Bd21 chromosome 2, Brachypodium_distachyon_v3.0, whole genome shotgun sequence genome window above contains:
- the LOC100821693 gene encoding protein LOW PSII ACCUMULATION 1, chloroplastic; the protein is MSAAPAAAVLRPHLSLLSGGGGGGIPSGTFQTLSYVSPLLHHRRRRRGGVVLRSNASSSLPSPRPSPEKEAEKAPTAESCVNLGLELFSKGRVRDALEQFENALELEPNPIEAQAALYNKACCHAYREESKKAAECLRTALRDYNLKFGTVLNDPDMAPFRASPEFKELQEEALRGGEDIGSGFRRDLKLISEVQAPFRGVRRFFYVAFIAAAGISTFFTIPRLILAVQGGDGAPDLLQTAGNAAINIGGIVVLVALFIWENRKEEQQITVISRNETLSRLPVRLSTNRITELVQLRDITRPVILAGSKASVTKATQRAERYRTELLKRGVLLIPVIFGASEKAQTKPKGFGTTRSAASVPSVGGDFEKRTESIAAKSRLKAEVRFKADIVSPDQWESWIRDQQESEGVTPGEDVYIILRLDGRVRRSGRGMPNWNDILQELPRLEDLLSKLER